One Rhodospirillales bacterium genomic window carries:
- a CDS encoding DMT family transporter, producing MLCRTIFAFVPVLIALQITRTWRQLRTRRPGAQIARGFSMAMAYTCYLQCIQVLPIADATAIVFSSPFLVALAARVLLGETVPLIRWIAIGLGFLGALVIVQPGTEAFQPAALWAVGGAIALAITTLLARRLGTTEPAPVTSFYTTCAFMLLGLIPVLTFPGHWAPVSDIEWLMIAAGGLSAGTAHSLIILAYRKGEASLVAPFEYSSLPIAVVLGYLAFGDIPTLPVAIGIGMIILASVLLARKV from the coding sequence GTGCTGTGCCGCACGATCTTTGCCTTCGTGCCGGTCCTGATCGCCCTGCAGATCACGCGGACATGGCGGCAGTTGAGGACAAGGCGGCCCGGCGCGCAGATCGCACGCGGCTTCTCCATGGCGATGGCCTACACCTGCTACCTTCAGTGCATCCAGGTGCTGCCCATCGCCGATGCCACCGCGATCGTCTTCTCATCGCCGTTCCTGGTGGCACTCGCGGCACGGGTCCTGCTCGGCGAAACGGTGCCGCTGATCCGCTGGATCGCCATCGGCCTGGGCTTCCTGGGCGCACTGGTGATCGTGCAGCCGGGAACCGAGGCGTTTCAGCCAGCCGCACTCTGGGCCGTGGGCGGTGCGATAGCATTGGCGATCACGACACTCCTCGCCCGCCGTCTGGGAACGACCGAACCCGCACCGGTCACGTCCTTCTATACGACCTGCGCCTTCATGTTGCTGGGTCTGATCCCGGTTCTGACCTTCCCCGGTCACTGGGCGCCGGTGTCGGACATCGAATGGCTGATGATCGCCGCCGGCGGGCTCAGTGCGGGCACAGCGCACTCCCTCATCATCCTCGCATACCGCAAGGGCGAAGCCAGCCTCGTGGCACCCTTCGAGTATTCGTCGCTGCCGATCGCTGTCGTGCTGGGCTATCTCGCGTTCGGCGATATCCCGACGCTGCCGGTCGCCATCGGCATCGGCATGATCATCCTCGCCAGCGTCCTTCTGGCGCGAAAGGTCTAG